From Xenopus tropicalis strain Nigerian chromosome 3, UCB_Xtro_10.0, whole genome shotgun sequence, the proteins below share one genomic window:
- the LOC108646238 gene encoding protocadherin gamma-C5 codes for MDILSCSKAWKWQVVYSLFLCSWGWVSGQIHYSVVEESEPGSFVGNIAQDLGLNLANILKRRLHLGSEGSRRYFAVNQANGDITVKERIDRETLCGSSSRCTLPVEIVAESPLELYSLEIDILDINDNSPTFSNIDRIVKITEIFASPGTRFPLEIAQDPDVGINGISQYKMDSNPYFSLSVINRKDGTLIPELVLERSLDREEKKEHKLILTALDGGEPAKSGSCQITVIVLDINDNPPVFDKSTYKVKLLENAIIDTVLTKLNATDLDEGTNGEIEYYFDDHTSDSAKELFHLNSQTGEIYIKRLVDFEASHFYELSIRAKDKGVPELEGRCLLQVEIEDENDNPPEITLTSVSSDIPENTALETAVAFFTVRDKDSGKNGEVKILLSPHLPFKIKPLKSYYSLVTDRSLDRETISQYTIQIVAMDLGTPALQTQSIFTLNVSDINDNAPIFLQTHYEALIKENNEPGSLLCTLGAFDLDDGVNAQLVYSLVDSQIDGSFVSSFVYINPQNGHLYAQRAFDYEQIQLLQITAKVEDCGVPKLSCNITVFIFILDTNDNSPVLLHPKHSVELNMGEKIQRSASLGYLVTKISAVDLDSGHNAWLLYRLSEDTDSTLFQVSANTGELRTIRELRETDNNEQCIVILISDHGEPPLSTTVTIFVNIVDYVEEIPKSRDFFDNSKPTSELTLYLIISLVAISLVSLVTFIILFVKCLKRENYDNSSICCFINRTHSNQYADQYKPTLYLNTDGTLKYMEVRMLPADPQGHCYQTCIQPAIESPDAGFLNPQHFVHPNGLVNENEGSSSINPTQSPPPGSVNQPPIFARQQRIAAVQWIFSKHYLGYLPFINFKLKDRHEELY; via the exons ATGGACATCCTAAGCTGCTCAAAGGCTTGGAAATGGCAAGTAGTGTATTCCTTATTTCTTTGTAGCTGGGGCTGGGTCTCTGGGCAGATTCATTATTCTGTTGttgaggagtcagaaccagggtCTTTTGTAGGAAATATAGCTCAAGATCTGGGGCTAAATCTGGCAAATATCTTAAAACGGAGACTGCATTTGGGGTCTGAGGGCAGCAGGAGATATTTTGCTGTAAACCAGGCAAATGGAGATATAACAGTAAAAGAAAGGATAGACAGAGAGACTCTTTGTGGATCCAGCTCTAGATGTACGTTGCCTGTTGAAATTGTTGCTGAAAGTCCCTTGGAACTTTATAGTCTAGAAATTGATATTTTGGATATAAATGACAATTCCCCTACTTTCTCAAATATCGATCGAATCgtaaaaataacagaaatatttGCAAGTCCCGGTACTCGATTTCCTTTAGAGATTGCCCAGGATCCTGACGTGGGAATAAATGGCATAAGCCAGTATAAAATGGATTCAAATCCTTATTTTTCTTTATCCGTGATAAATCGTAAAGATGGAACTCTTATCCCTGAGCTGGTATTAGAAAGATCTCTTgatagagaagaaaaaaaagaacataagcTCATATTAACGGCACTGGATGGGGGAGAACCAGCCAAATCAGGATCTTGCCAAATTACAGTTATTGTTTTAGATATCAATGACAATCCTCCGGTATTTGATAAATCCACCTATAAAGTAAAATTATTAGAAAATGCAATAATAGACACTGTATTAACAAAGCTTAATGCCACAGATTTGGATGAGGGCACAAATGGAGAAATAGAATATTACTTTGATGACCATACATCTGATTCTGCAAAggaattatttcatttaaattcaCAAACTGGAGAAATTTACATTAAACGATTAGTGGATTTCGAAGCATCACATTTTTATGAATTATCAATCAGAGCAAAGGACAAAGGGGTTCCAGAACTGGAAGGACGTTGCTTACTTCAGGTGGAAATAGAAGATGAAAATGATAATCCTCCTGAAATAACCCTGACGTCTGTTTCTTCTGATATTCCTGAAAATACAGCTTTAGAAACCGCTGTagcattttttacagtgagagacaAAGATTCTGGGAAAAATGGAGAGGTGAAAATATTACTTTCCCCGCATCTGCCATTCAAAATAAAGCCACTGAAAAGTTACTATTCTTTGGTCACAGACAGATCTCTAGACAGAGAGACAATTTCCCAGTATACCATCCAAATTGTTGCTATGGATTTGGGTACTCCTGCTTTGCAGACACAAAGTATATTTACGTTAAATGTTTCTGACATTAATGATAACGCTCCAATATTTCTGCAAACTCATTATGAAGctcttataaaagaaaataatgagcCAGGTAGCCTATTGTGCACACTAGGTGCATTTGATTTAGATGACGGAGTTAATGCGCAATTGGTATATTCTCTAGTTGATAGCCAGATAGATGGCTCTTTCGTTTCCTCCTTTGTATACATTAACCCCCAAAATGGTCATCTCTATGCCCAACGTGCCTTTGACTATGAACAAATACAGCTTTTGCAAATTACTGCAAAAGTAGAAGATTGCGGTGTTCCAAAATTATCTTGTaatattactgtatttatatttatactggaTACAAATGATAACTCCCCAGTCTTATTACACCCAAAGCACTCTGTTGAGCTGAACATGGGTGAGAAGATTCAAAGGTCTGCTTCTCTTGGTTATTTAGTCACAAAAATATCTGCAGTGGATTTAGATTCTGGTCACAATGCTTGGTTGCTATATAGACTGAGTGAAGATACTGATTCTACTTTATTTCAAGTATCTGCAAACACAGGAGAACTAAGGACTATTAGAGAGCTACGGGAGACAGATAATAATGAACAATGTATTGTTATTTTAATCAGTGACCACGGGGAACCACCTTTATCAACAACTGTCACCATATTTGTAAATATAGTAGATTATGTTGAAGAAATCCCCAAGTCTCGTGATTTTTTTGACAATTCCAAACCCACATCTGAACTAACCCTTTATTTAATTATCTCACTTGTGGCCATCAGCTTAGTTTCCCTTGTTACATTTATCatattatttgtaaaatgtttgaaaagAGAAAACTATGACAACAGCAGCATCTGCTGTTTCATAAACAGAACCCATTCAAATCAATATGCAGATCAGTATAAACCAACACTTTACCTGAATACAGATGGAACTTTAAAGTACATGGAAGTGAGGATGCTTCCAGCAGATCCCCAGGGACATTGTTATCAAACTTGCATCCAGCCAGCAATAGAAAGTCCTGATGCGGGCTTCCTGAATCCACAGCATTTTGTTCACCCTAATGGATTAGTCAATGAGAATGAAGGCTCTTCTTCTATAAACCCAACCCAA TCTCCTCCTCCTGGCTCAGTGAATCAGCCTCCCATTTTTGCCAGACAACAAAGAATTGCTGCCGTTCAGTGgatattttcaaagcattactTGGGATATTTACCTTTTATTAACTTCAAGCTTAAAGACAGGCATGAGGAATTATACTAG
- the LOC108646236 gene encoding protocadherin gamma-C5: protein MDIKSSTTAWKWQVVYSFLLCGWGWVSGQIIFSVDEEMEPGSVVGNVALALGINLADIAKRRLHLGSERSRRHFVLNPANGDLTVEERIDRESLCGSSSTCVLPIEIVAENPLELYSLDIEIIDINDNSPTFSINDHIIKITELLTSPGVQFPLEIAHDADVGKNGISQYKLSTTPYFSLSVKNRKDGTLIPELVLETVLDREEKEEHRLILTALDGGEPPRSGSCQITINVFDINDNPPVFDKSNYKVKLLENPKLNTVLTTLNATDLDEGKNGEIEYYFDSHTSESAKELFYLNPQTGEIYIKGIVDYEESNFHELSIRAKDKGVPEMEGRCLLQVEVEDANDNPPEIILTSTSTDVPENAALETAVAFFTVRDRDSGKNGEVTLSLSPNLPFKIKPLKNHYSLVTDQLLDREKISQYDIQMTAKDLGSPTLQTQVTFSLNISDINDNAPVFLQANYNAIIHENKDPGSFLCTVSAFDSDEGVNAELTYSLVDSKIDVFSISSLVYIDPKSGNIYSQRAFDYENIQVFQITVRAEDSGFPKLFSNATVSVFVLDVNDNYPTLLYPKYSRELIIDERIPSSASAGYLVTKISAVDLDSGHNAWLLFSLVDDTDTTLFKVSAYTGEVRTIRELQETDYKEQRLVISISDHGEPTLSTTVIILVNIIENAEEKNPKAQDFLTNSKPSSDLTLYLIVSLVAISLVSLITFIILVVKCLNKESYGNSSLCCFTSRSHSDQYVDQYKPTLYLNTDGTLKYMEVRMVPTEPQGQCYQNCFQTAAETPNVSIMKAQHFPQLNDSVSGNKGCTDTNWLNDIQQICSRLIIHSHPGPAGSSGQSLDNLL from the exons ATGGACATCAAAAGCTCCACAACGGCTTGGAAATGGCAAGTAGTGTATTCCTTTCTCCTTTGTGGCTGGGGATGGGTTTCTGGACAGATTATTTTTTCTGTTGATGAAGAGATGGAGCCAGGGTCAGTTGTGGGAAATGTAGCTCTGGCTTTGGGCATCAACCTGGCAGATATAGCTAAACGCAGACTGCATTTAGGGTCTGAGAGAAGCAGGAGACATTTTGTCCTGAATCCAGCAAATGGAGATCTAACAGTAGAAGAAAGGATAGACAGAGAGAGCCTTTGTGGATCCAGCTCTACTTGTGTATTACCTATTGAGATTGTTGCTGAAAATCCATTGGAACTTTATAGTCTGGATATTGAAATCATAGATATAAATGATAATTCACCAACCTTTTCTATTAATGATCACATTATAAAAATAACAGAGTTACTGACAAGCCCTGGTGTTCAGTTCCCTTTAGAGATTGCACATGATGCAGATGTAGGTAAAAATGGCATTAGCCAGTATAAATTAAGTACAACCCCATATTTTTCATTGTCTGTGAAGAATCGAAAGGATGGGACTCTTATCCCTGAGCTGGTATTAGAAACAGTGCTTGatagagaagaaaaagaagagcaTAGACTCATTTTAACAGCTCTAGATGGTGGTGAACCACCCAGATCAGGATCTTGTCAAATTACAATAAATGTTTTTGATATCAATGACAATCCTCCGGTGTTTGATAAATCAAATTACAAGGTAAAACTATTAGAAAATCCTAAATTAAATACAGTATTAACAACACTAAATGCTACAGATCTGGATGAGGGGAAAAATGGAGAAATAGAATATTACTTTGACAGCCATACCTCAGAATCTGCAaaggaattattttatttaaatccaCAAACAGGAGAAATTTATATTAAAGGCATAGTGGACTATGAAGAATCAAATTTTCATGAACTATCAATTCGAGCTAAGGATAAGGGAGTCCCTGAAATGGAAGGACGATGTTTACTTCAAGTGGAGGTTGAAGATGCAAATGATAACCCTCCAGAAATAATTCTGACTTCTACTTCAACCGATGTCCCTGAAAATGCAGCACTAGAAACTGCTGTGgcttttttcacagtgagggacAGAGATTCTGGGAAAAATGGAGAGGTGACATTATCACTTTCTCCAAATCTGCCATTCAAAATAAAACCTTTGAAAAATCACTATTCTTTGGTCACAGATCAATTGCTGGACAGAGAGAAGATCTCTCAATATGATATCCAAATGACGGCAAAGGATTTAGGTTCCCCCACTTTGCAGACACAAGTTACATTTAGCCTAAATATATCTGATATTAATGATAATGCCCCAGTTTTCCTGCAAGCTAATTACAATGCTATTATACATGAAAATAAAGACccaggtagctttttatgtacgGTTTCTGCATTTGATTCAGACGAGGGAGTTAATGCTGAATTAACATACTCTTTAGTGGATAGTAAGATAGATGTTTTTTCTATATCTTCACTTGTTTATATTGACCCTAAAAGCGGTAACATCTATTCCCAGCGTGCCTTTGACTATGAGAATATTCAGGTTTTTCAAATTACTGTAAGAGCAGAAGACTCAGGTTTTCCAAAATTATTTTCCAATGCCACTGTGTCGGTATTTGTATTGGATGTTAATGATAACTATCCAACTCTATTATACCCAAAATATTCCAGAGAGCTAATCATAGATGAAAGGATTCCCAGTTCTGCTTCTGCCGGTTATTTAGTCACCAAAATCTCAGCAGTGGATTTAGATTCAGGTCATAATGCTTGGCTGCTTTTTAGTCTTGTTGATGATACCGATACCACTTTATTCAAAGTATCTGCATACACTGGGGAAGTTAGAACCATTAGAGAACTGCAAGAAACGGATTATAAAGAGCAACGTCTTGTCATTTCAATCAGTGACCATGGAGAACCCACTTTGTCGACAACAGTCATCATACTTGTCAATATAATTGAGAACGCTGAAGAAAAAAACCCTAAAGCTCAAGACTTCCTTACCAATTCCAAACCTTCATCAGACCTGACCCTTTATCTGATTGTTTCCCTGGTGGCTATAAGTTTAGTTTCCCTTATTACCTTCATAATATTAGTAGTCAAATGTCTAAACAAAGAATCCTATGGCAACAGCAGCCTGTGCTGTTTTACAAGCAGATCCCATTCAGATCAGTATGTAGATCAGTATAAACCAACACTTTACCTAAACACAGATGGAACCCTAAAATACATGGAAGTGAGGATGGTTCCCACAGAACCTCAGGGACAATGTTATCAAAACTGTTTCCAGACAGCAGCGGAAACACCTAATGTCAGCATAATGAAGGCCCAACATTTTCCTCAATTAAATGACTCTGTCAGTGGAAATAAAGGGTGTACTGATACAAACTGGCTAAATGACATACAGCAG ATCTGCTCTCGTCTCATCATACACTCTCACCCAGGCCCTGCAGGCAGCTCAGGACAATCTCTTGACAATTTACTTTAA